The nucleotide window ATTACCAACCAAATCGCCTATCAAGCTCTTTGGGTTGAAGGTTTTTCTCCCCCTAAACAATATTAGCGTGTCGCATCTGAACTCTCTGCCTTCAGCTTCAACCTTCTCCACTCGCTTATCGCCATGAACATAGACTTCCGCAGATCTTGTTCTTTCAACTTCAAAATCCTTTGAAAGAACTAACTCAAGCAAATTGAGCACCTCGCTTTGTCCTGCAAGCAAAAACTTCGTTCCAATTTTGTATCCCTCAGCAATCAGCTTTATTGCGGTCTCAGGCGAAAAAATGCCTGGGGGTCTTTTTCCAAAAACCCAAGGATTGCAATCAACCGCACCCGTGGCAATTATCACCTTATCGTTTATGATCTCAACACCCTTCGGCGTTAAGACC belongs to Archaeoglobaceae archaeon and includes:
- a CDS encoding FAD/NAD(P)-binding oxidoreductase; translation: MVVIAGAGYSGILCAKKLLDLGFSVRIFDYKEPGGELAVFSKIPEFKEHYESFINEMKSALGYLKVEKGCVVSTNPVKVLTPKGVEIINDKVIIATGAVDCNPWVFGKRPPGIFSPETAIKLIAEGYKIGTKFLLAGQSEVLNLLELVLSKDFEVERTRSAEVYVHGDKRVEKVEAEGREFRCDTLILFRGRKTFNPKSLIGDLVGNAVVCSYDYSAVRKNVEEFINLKYRSK